The following coding sequences lie in one Vibrio toranzoniae genomic window:
- the araC gene encoding arabinose operon transcriptional regulator AraC codes for MQNNDPLKPGYNFDAHLVAGLTPIIEGDELDFVIDRPNGMKGFIINLTSQGEGTIFHGDEAFDVKAGDLLLFPPSATHFYHRKKDNASWFHRWIYFRPRAFWNEWLCWHEQHKGVYLTKGIESSTVSMLEKLFIDIEYISKSDMPYRDDLAINLLEQLIIRCKSIQPDVVNKPLDPRVIEAMNYMAQNLSQSFSLEDIADFTCLSASRLGHLFRDEVGMTITQWRDDQRVSRAKQLLVTTNYSVNRIGRVVGYTDPLYFSRVFKRKSGVSPKLYREQIT; via the coding sequence ATGCAAAACAACGATCCATTAAAGCCCGGGTATAACTTTGACGCTCACCTTGTGGCTGGCCTCACTCCTATTATTGAAGGAGATGAGCTAGATTTTGTCATTGATCGACCAAATGGGATGAAAGGTTTCATTATTAACCTCACCAGCCAAGGAGAGGGTACTATTTTCCATGGCGATGAGGCTTTTGATGTAAAAGCGGGTGACTTACTGCTCTTTCCACCGAGTGCGACTCACTTTTATCATCGTAAAAAAGACAATGCCTCTTGGTTCCACCGATGGATTTATTTTCGTCCACGTGCATTTTGGAACGAGTGGCTTTGCTGGCACGAACAGCATAAAGGGGTATATCTCACCAAGGGAATAGAAAGCAGCACGGTTTCAATGCTAGAGAAGCTATTTATCGATATAGAATATATTTCCAAATCCGATATGCCTTATCGCGATGATTTAGCGATTAATCTTCTTGAACAACTGATTATTCGCTGTAAAAGTATCCAGCCTGATGTCGTCAATAAACCTCTCGACCCACGTGTGATTGAGGCGATGAACTATATGGCACAAAATTTAAGTCAAAGTTTCTCTCTAGAAGATATTGCGGATTTCACTTGTTTATCCGCTTCGCGTTTAGGCCACCTATTTCGTGATGAAGTTGGTATGACGATTACTCAATGGCGAGACGACCAACGAGTCAGCCGAGCTAAGCAACTCTTGGTGACCACCAACTATTCGGTTAACAGGATAGGCAGGGTTGTCGGCTATACCGATCCCCTCTATTTT